Within the Salvia hispanica cultivar TCC Black 2014 chromosome 4, UniMelb_Shisp_WGS_1.0, whole genome shotgun sequence genome, the region GGCTAAGCTGAGTTTCATCTCTTCGGTTGATCTCAAGAAGCGCTTCCACCAAATCGCGTTTCTCGCCCTCCGATTTCAGTTTCTCGTCTATTATCTCATCCAATTTCGCAAACAGCTTCCCATAATTATACTCCGCCGCCTTAAAAATCCCCTGCGGATCCGCCGGTTTCAGCAGCGGAAAATAATCAGCCAAATTAGGGCTTCCGACGGCTTTCATGACTCCCCACACCACCTCCTTCATCTCCTGCGACGACTCCGAATCGAACCGCGCGAACTCCACCGAGAACAGCGACGCCGACATCAGATTCAGCGCCGTTGTGAACGCGGCATCTCCTACGTTCACGGCGGCGCCGCGGTCGCTGCGCTCTGCCACGAAGTCTTGCAGCTTCTGCAGCTTCTCTCTTCTCAAACCCTCGCTGGCGTCAAGCCGCGGAGCTGAAAACATCTGCTCTCTGCATATCTTCCGCAGCTTCCGCCACTGGCTTCCCACGGGTAGCCACGCTACGGAGAACTCGTGGTGGCGGAGGGCTTTGGAAGCGGACGGAAGGGTTCGGTTGGAGAAGGAGGAGTCGTGTTTTTGAAGCACGAGTTTTGCGGTTTCTGCTGAGGTGATGACAACGGTTGTAATGCTGCCTAGCTTGAGCGACATCACGGGCCCGTATTTCTGGGATAGTTCGGCGAGGGAGCGGTGGGGTTTGGGGCCGAGATGGAGGATGTTGCCGATAACCGGGAGCCCGTACGGGCCCGGCGGGAGTTTGGATGATTTTCGAGCTCGGGAAATAAGTATGCATACCCACGCAATGGATGCTGCAATTAGCGAAGATGTTAAGAAATCTATGAGGAAATTGAAGTTCATCTTTACTCCAAAAGTTGATGAGTTGATGAATATTGGTAGGATATAACTttctatatataggagtattatgcTATGTTTGTAACAACTTAAAAACTATTgatgcaattaattttataaattacgTCAAATTAAAATCGTGTTGTCAATTCATTGGGTGAGGCTAGTCAATCATTATCTATTGGAGGGTTTATAATTCATTTGTTAAACTCTTATTGTCAAGTTGATAAGATACATTTTTCTTCAGTGTTACTAATTGATGGTTTTGATTGACTTTTCGTGCTATTTTTATGACTTTAAATCTGGccattgaaatatttgtatCATGGGCATGTCAGAATAGGTATCTTAGttggatttttctttttcagttcTGTACGCATTCATGCGGATTTGCAAATATTATGCAAATATATGAGTTAATTTGTTTCTGTTGTTTGGAAATTTGGATTACTGGGAAATTTTGTTTGCCTAAACTTACAATTTCAAATGCAATTGATTTTCAAATGCTtaccctatatatatgtcGTGTTCCTAAATAAGTCTATATA harbors:
- the LOC125218458 gene encoding cytochrome P450 76T24-like; this encodes MNFNFLIDFLTSSLIAASIAWVCILISRARKSSKLPPGPYGLPVIGNILHLGPKPHRSLAELSQKYGPVMSLKLGSITTVVITSAETAKLVLQKHDSSFSNRTLPSASKALRHHEFSVAWLPVGSQWRKLRKICREQMFSAPRLDASEGLRREKLQKLQDFVAERSDRGAAVNVGDAAFTTALNLMSASLFSVEFARFDSESSQEMKEVVWGVMKAVGSPNLADYFPLLKPADPQGIFKAAEYNYGKLFAKLDEIIDEKLKSEGEKRDLVEALLEINRRDETQLSRDDIRHLLLDLFVAGTDTTSGTVEWAMTELIRNPQKMAKLRSEIRSFMSKNGKQQVEESDISSLPYLQAVVKENFRLHPAAPFLVPHKANCDVEINDYIVPENAQILINVWASGRDSNIWKNPNEFLPERFLNENDNIDFKGRDFELIPFGAGRRICPGLPLADRMVHQMLVTFVGNYEWKLENMKPEEIDMNENFGITLQKAVPLKAIPTKL